The following are encoded in a window of uncultured Ilyobacter sp. genomic DNA:
- a CDS encoding SpoIIE family protein phosphatase, whose translation MTEYFIDVSYKNINKFGEELCGDNVETVKTDDGVILVLSDGLGSGVKANILATLTSKIAVTMLKEGASIEETIGTITNTLPECNVRKLAYSTFTIIKIRNNGETYMVEYDNPPCFFFRHGCDYPLEKIERVVNCKKIYESHFKMTTEDLLVVTSDGAIHAGVGELLNLGWQWGDINDFLRNLSGKNYFSGEVSENLLAVCNKLYNNKPGDDTTVLAVKLQYRKYLDIFTGPPAKPEDDVILLEKIREAKGLKIISGGTTSNIVSKAFEEEVFINLTDYQKYDIPPVGFMKGVDLVTEGLITLNKTVDTIKKVHNATFSGENYPLNKEDGASLISRMLLKESTHINIWAGTAVNPAHQNPALPTEFNIKLKVVRDLKFWLEKLGKTVNLIYL comes from the coding sequence TTGACAGAATATTTTATAGATGTCTCCTATAAAAATATAAACAAATTCGGGGAAGAGCTGTGCGGTGATAACGTAGAAACTGTGAAAACAGATGATGGTGTAATACTTGTCCTTTCAGACGGGCTCGGAAGTGGTGTCAAGGCAAATATACTAGCCACTCTCACATCAAAAATAGCTGTGACCATGCTAAAAGAAGGAGCCAGTATAGAGGAAACCATAGGTACCATCACAAATACTCTTCCTGAATGCAATGTAAGAAAATTAGCCTACTCTACTTTTACAATTATAAAAATAAGAAATAATGGAGAAACCTACATGGTGGAATATGACAACCCCCCGTGTTTCTTCTTTAGACATGGCTGTGACTACCCATTAGAAAAAATAGAGAGGGTGGTTAACTGTAAAAAAATATATGAGTCTCACTTCAAAATGACCACAGAAGATCTCCTTGTAGTAACAAGTGACGGTGCTATCCACGCAGGTGTAGGGGAACTCCTAAATCTCGGGTGGCAGTGGGGAGATATCAACGATTTTCTGAGAAACCTTTCTGGAAAGAATTATTTCTCAGGAGAGGTATCAGAAAATCTTTTGGCTGTATGCAACAAACTTTACAATAATAAGCCCGGAGACGATACCACTGTTCTAGCGGTAAAACTACAATACAGAAAGTATTTAGATATTTTCACCGGACCTCCTGCAAAACCTGAAGATGACGTTATCCTGCTAGAAAAGATCAGAGAGGCAAAGGGACTTAAAATCATTTCCGGAGGAACTACTTCTAATATTGTTTCAAAAGCTTTCGAAGAAGAGGTCTTTATAAATCTGACAGACTATCAGAAATACGATATACCTCCTGTGGGGTTCATGAAGGGAGTTGATCTAGTAACAGAAGGACTCATTACCCTCAACAAAACTGTGGATACAATAAAAAAAGTCCACAATGCAACATTTTCTGGAGAAAACTATCCACTAAACAAAGAAGATGGTGCATCTCTTATATCTAGAATGCTTTTGAAAGAGTCAACACATATAAATATCTGGGCAGGAACCGCTGTAAATCCAGCACACCAAAACCCGGCCCTTCCTACAGAATTCAACATTAAATTAAAAGTTGTAAGAGACCTTAAGTTTTGGTTAGAAAAACTTGGAAAAACTGTAAATCTCATTTACCTTTAA
- a CDS encoding [Fe-Fe] hydrogenase large subunit C-terminal domain-containing protein, which translates to MQVMNFSEANCKHCYKCVRKCEVKAIKIENDQAHIMEDKCIACGQCFAICPQNARNIMSDLDFVKSSILSGRNINISIAPSFRGFFKESSRFISAIEKLGFNQIEETAVGADIVSKAYEKFLSLQNGGAFITTCCPSVVFLIQKYYPSLVDCLIPIISPMIAHGKLLKKERPNDVTVFLGPCVSKKCEAISRENSGIIDAVLTFDEIALWISEEGIDYLELPPSDPHKYGSVKGKQYPIVGGILEGIRGEILNKGFISMRIDGVDECKEVFQEIINGNLENSCIEVSACKKSCIGGPGGHHISSSIFSRLQNVKEYLLTAKTQEPPVDSLISDSELKKNISKNPLKEIEIDERKIKKILIKMGKFSKVDELNCASCGYNTCRENAIAVLNGMSSIDMCMPFIKSRAERISNEIFENSPNALLIVNDDFEIIESNMSFSRFFGVTPSESKGQKIDSFIAQDDLLSVFENKKNMLWKKIHLPKYNLHMKESVIHLDNQNALLIILSDISDEEKRRSELFELKENTLNITQGVIEKQMRVAQEIASLLGETTAETKVALTKLKHVLEKEGAEF; encoded by the coding sequence ATGCAGGTAATGAATTTTTCCGAAGCCAACTGTAAGCACTGTTATAAATGTGTAAGGAAATGTGAAGTAAAGGCCATAAAAATAGAAAATGATCAGGCACACATCATGGAAGACAAATGCATCGCCTGCGGGCAGTGTTTTGCAATCTGTCCCCAGAACGCTAGGAATATAATGTCTGATCTTGATTTTGTAAAAAGTTCCATATTGTCTGGTAGAAATATAAATATCTCTATAGCACCGTCATTTAGAGGTTTTTTTAAAGAGTCCTCACGTTTTATCTCTGCCATAGAAAAACTCGGGTTTAATCAAATTGAGGAAACTGCCGTGGGAGCAGATATTGTCTCAAAGGCTTATGAAAAATTTCTTTCCTTACAAAATGGGGGTGCCTTTATAACCACATGCTGTCCATCTGTAGTATTCCTGATACAAAAATATTACCCTTCCCTTGTAGACTGTCTCATTCCTATTATATCTCCGATGATTGCTCACGGAAAACTTTTGAAAAAAGAGCGTCCAAATGATGTGACTGTCTTTCTAGGTCCGTGTGTTTCAAAAAAATGTGAAGCAATCTCTAGGGAAAACTCAGGAATCATTGATGCTGTCCTGACTTTTGATGAGATAGCCTTGTGGATTTCTGAGGAAGGGATAGACTATCTTGAACTTCCACCATCAGATCCCCATAAATACGGATCTGTCAAGGGAAAACAGTACCCCATTGTAGGAGGCATTCTAGAAGGAATCAGAGGTGAAATTCTAAACAAAGGTTTCATATCCATGAGAATAGATGGCGTAGATGAATGCAAAGAAGTATTTCAAGAAATAATTAACGGAAATTTAGAAAATTCGTGTATTGAGGTAAGTGCCTGCAAGAAGAGCTGTATAGGGGGTCCTGGTGGTCATCATATTTCATCATCTATATTCTCAAGGCTGCAAAATGTAAAGGAATATCTCCTGACAGCGAAGACTCAAGAACCCCCTGTAGACTCTCTAATATCAGACTCTGAACTTAAAAAAAATATCTCTAAAAATCCTCTTAAGGAAATCGAGATAGATGAAAGAAAAATAAAAAAAATCCTCATTAAAATGGGTAAATTCAGCAAAGTGGATGAACTCAACTGTGCCAGCTGCGGTTACAATACCTGTAGAGAAAATGCAATAGCCGTTTTGAATGGTATGTCTAGTATCGATATGTGTATGCCGTTCATAAAGAGCAGAGCCGAGAGAATCTCAAATGAGATCTTTGAAAACTCCCCAAATGCACTGCTTATCGTAAACGATGATTTTGAGATTATCGAATCCAACATGTCTTTTTCTAGGTTTTTCGGGGTAACACCTTCGGAAAGTAAGGGACAAAAGATAGACAGTTTCATAGCACAGGATGACCTCCTCTCGGTATTTGAAAATAAAAAAAATATGCTATGGAAAAAAATTCACCTTCCAAAATATAATCTTCACATGAAAGAGAGTGTTATCCATCTAGACAATCAAAATGCCCTTCTGATCATTCTTTCTGATATAAGCGATGAGGAAAAAAGAAGGTCAGAACTCTTTGAGCTAAAAGAAAACACACTTAATATAACTCAGGGAGTTATAGAAAAACAGATGAGAGTGGCCCAGGAAATAGCAAGTCTTCTAGGAGAAACAACTGCAGAGACCAAAGTCGCTCTGACAAAATTAAAACATGTCTTAGAGAAAGAGGGTGCAGAGTTTTGA
- a CDS encoding (2Fe-2S) ferredoxin domain-containing protein, translating into MVLKVCVGSACHIKGSEQVIQILQKCIKEFHMEDKIVLKASFCLGKCTEAVSVTVDEGKQVFSLSPQNTADFFKNIIKKVI; encoded by the coding sequence ATGGTTTTAAAAGTATGTGTAGGAAGTGCCTGTCATATAAAGGGCTCAGAGCAAGTGATCCAGATCTTACAAAAATGTATAAAAGAGTTTCACATGGAGGACAAAATAGTTCTTAAGGCCTCATTTTGTCTGGGCAAATGTACTGAAGCTGTATCCGTTACAGTAGACGAAGGTAAGCAAGTATTTTCACTATCTCCACAAAATACTGCTGATTTTTTTAAAAATATTATTAAAAAGGTGATTTGA
- a CDS encoding shikimate kinase: MKDNIALIGFMGSGKTTVGRQLAKALEMKFVDIDKLIVERESKNISEIFSEKGEEYFRRLEKQIVVEESKENNVIISTGGGVIIDNDNIKNLRKSSFVVFLDCEVECIYNRVKRRKNRPLLNVENMYETIQELYEKRKVLYKISSDFRVEINSDTNIYDTVDKIKAAYIKS, encoded by the coding sequence ATGAAGGACAACATAGCTCTCATTGGTTTCATGGGTAGTGGTAAAACCACCGTCGGGAGACAACTGGCAAAGGCCCTTGAAATGAAATTTGTGGATATAGACAAATTGATAGTAGAAAGAGAGAGCAAAAACATTTCGGAAATATTCAGTGAGAAGGGTGAAGAATACTTTAGACGGCTAGAAAAGCAGATAGTGGTAGAAGAATCAAAAGAAAATAATGTGATTATCTCTACTGGCGGCGGGGTTATTATAGATAATGACAATATAAAAAATCTTAGAAAAAGCTCTTTTGTGGTGTTTTTGGACTGTGAGGTTGAATGCATATATAACCGTGTAAAAAGGAGAAAAAACCGTCCTCTTCTCAACGTTGAAAATATGTATGAAACTATCCAGGAACTCTATGAAAAGAGAAAGGTTCTTTATAAGATATCATCGGATTTCAGAGTGGAAATAAACAGTGATACCAATATCTATGACACTGTGGACAAGATAAAGGCGGCTTATATCAAGAGCTAA
- a CDS encoding SDR family NAD(P)-dependent oxidoreductase produces MNRISKKMVFITGATSGIGRATAMAYAKLGANLILAGRNIEVLKEIKSKLHEWYDIKVHVLKFDVRDLEGIKDAVNNLPEEFKRIDILINNAGLALGMNKIHESSFDSFDTIMDTNVKGLLYVTRVVTPYMLEHSPEGHIVNIASTAAQAAYAGGGVYCASKAAVKTLSDGMRIDLVDTPVRVTTINPGMVETNFSITRFDGDKKRADKVYDGIEPLTAEDVADTIIYATNLPLNVQICELTLTPNHQADGRTSYRQK; encoded by the coding sequence ATGAACAGAATATCAAAAAAAATGGTATTTATAACTGGAGCCACAAGCGGGATAGGAAGGGCTACGGCTATGGCCTATGCAAAACTGGGAGCTAACCTTATTCTTGCAGGTAGAAATATAGAGGTCCTAAAGGAGATAAAATCAAAACTCCACGAATGGTATGATATAAAGGTACATGTTTTAAAGTTTGACGTACGGGATCTAGAGGGTATTAAGGATGCAGTGAACAATCTTCCAGAGGAATTTAAAAGGATAGATATTTTGATAAATAATGCAGGACTGGCTCTTGGTATGAATAAAATTCATGAAAGTAGTTTTGATAGCTTTGATACCATAATGGACACTAATGTGAAAGGGCTTCTCTATGTGACAAGGGTGGTAACCCCTTATATGCTAGAACATAGTCCTGAGGGGCACATTGTAAATATAGCTTCAACTGCTGCTCAGGCTGCCTATGCTGGAGGCGGGGTTTACTGTGCTTCTAAAGCAGCTGTAAAGACTTTGAGTGACGGAATGAGGATAGACCTTGTGGACACACCTGTGAGGGTGACAACGATAAACCCAGGAATGGTGGAGACCAACTTTAGCATCACGAGGTTTGATGGGGACAAAAAAAGGGCGGACAAGGTTTATGATGGGATAGAGCCACTTACTGCAGAAGATGTTGCAGATACCATAATATATGCAACCAACCTTCCTTTGAATGTACAGATATGCGAACTTACTTTGACTCCGAACCATCAGGCTGACGGCAGAACATCCTACAGGCAAAAATAG
- a CDS encoding DNA-3-methyladenine glycosylase I → MRCSWCGDTPLYIKYHDEEWGVPVYDDMIHFEFLVLESAQAGLSWLTVLKKRENYRKAYEGFDPKVVAGFDQDKVEELMQNEGIIRNRKKIEASINNARVFMDVQKEFGSFSNYIWSFVGGRQIVSSYEDIRELPAKTHQSEALAKDMKKRGFKFLGPVILYSHMQATGLVNDHIVSCFRHKEVSVSE, encoded by the coding sequence ATGAGGTGTAGTTGGTGTGGGGATACTCCCTTATACATAAAATACCATGATGAAGAGTGGGGTGTTCCTGTGTATGACGACATGATCCATTTTGAGTTCTTGGTCTTAGAGTCTGCCCAGGCAGGACTTTCGTGGCTTACGGTCCTAAAGAAGAGAGAAAATTACAGGAAAGCTTATGAAGGATTCGATCCCAAGGTCGTAGCAGGTTTTGATCAGGACAAAGTAGAAGAGCTTATGCAGAATGAAGGCATTATCAGGAATAGAAAAAAAATAGAAGCTTCTATAAATAATGCACGAGTTTTTATGGATGTTCAAAAAGAGTTTGGAAGCTTCAGTAATTATATATGGTCTTTTGTGGGAGGGAGGCAGATTGTTTCTAGTTATGAAGATATAAGAGAGCTTCCTGCAAAGACCCATCAGTCAGAGGCCTTAGCAAAGGATATGAAAAAGCGTGGTTTTAAATTTCTCGGGCCTGTAATACTCTATTCTCATATGCAGGCTACGGGACTTGTTAATGACCATATTGTTTCGTGTTTCAGGCACAAAGAGGTTTCCGTATCTGAGTAG
- a CDS encoding Dabb family protein: protein MVHIVFFKFKEEKKKENIEKLKRDLEALDLSQLKKLEVGIDFNGSPRAYDMSLYTEFDTREDLDFYQDFPPHVEIKKFLAEKEIETVVVDYEK, encoded by the coding sequence GTGGTTCACATAGTATTTTTTAAATTTAAAGAGGAAAAGAAAAAAGAAAATATAGAGAAGTTGAAGAGAGATTTAGAGGCTTTAGATCTCAGTCAGCTAAAAAAACTTGAAGTGGGAATTGATTTTAATGGTTCTCCGAGGGCCTATGATATGTCCCTCTATACAGAGTTTGATACCAGAGAGGACCTTGATTTTTATCAAGATTTTCCTCCACATGTGGAGATAAAAAAATTCCTTGCGGAAAAAGAGATCGAGACAGTAGTAGTGGATTACGAAAAATAG
- the tpx gene encoding thiol peroxidase has protein sequence MERTGIITMKGNPLTLSGNEIKVGNKAPDFNALKNDMSPFSLSDTKGQVVIISSMPSVDTPVCELQTTIFNQKAGENPEISVVTISVDLPFALGRFCANEGIESAVTLSDHRDLEFGTKYGFIIKELRLLARGVVVIDKEGIIRHLEVVPEVTDQPDYDKALEIAQSLI, from the coding sequence ATGGAAAGAACAGGAATAATAACTATGAAAGGCAACCCGCTTACACTTTCAGGAAACGAGATTAAAGTTGGAAATAAGGCACCTGATTTTAATGCTTTAAAAAATGATATGAGTCCTTTTTCTCTCTCTGATACTAAGGGACAGGTAGTAATCATCTCATCTATGCCGTCTGTAGACACGCCAGTGTGTGAACTTCAGACCACTATTTTCAATCAAAAAGCAGGAGAAAATCCGGAAATATCTGTAGTAACAATCTCTGTAGACCTACCCTTTGCATTAGGAAGATTTTGTGCAAATGAGGGAATAGAGTCTGCTGTAACTCTTTCAGACCACAGAGATCTTGAATTCGGAACAAAATACGGATTCATTATAAAAGAATTGAGACTTCTTGCAAGGGGAGTTGTCGTGATAGACAAGGAAGGTATTATAAGACACTTAGAGGTTGTCCCTGAAGTGACGGACCAGCCTGATTATGATAAGGCCCTTGAGATAGCTCAGTCTCTTATCTAA
- a CDS encoding DUF503 domain-containing protein: protein MYVAAVKIKIRFVISFSLKDKRMRLRSLKDKFSSKFKIHLTEVDLQDNKNFAILGFSFVSGSYSVAESVEGKMIAYVEEACEDEVVDIDSYIEKF from the coding sequence ATGTATGTTGCTGCAGTCAAAATCAAAATAAGATTTGTTATTAGTTTTTCTCTGAAAGACAAGAGAATGCGGCTTAGAAGTCTAAAGGATAAATTTTCATCAAAATTTAAAATCCACCTTACCGAAGTGGATCTCCAGGACAACAAAAATTTTGCAATTTTGGGATTTTCATTTGTATCTGGAAGTTATAGTGTGGCAGAGAGTGTAGAGGGCAAGATGATAGCCTATGTAGAAGAAGCTTGTGAAGATGAGGTTGTCGATATAGATTCATATATTGAAAAATTTTAA